A single window of Thiomicrorhabdus immobilis DNA harbors:
- a CDS encoding beta strand repeat-containing protein — MKQNDIQIIIETTKEALLNEDSPQFNIDTIEALLNGQLNDLALSSEQISQIQSLLFKALESYQQGLSQGTSIDQLLQTLQSDFESELKDLFNPLNQPSSDNLRVTTSDIEKPQNPFTENSPELDKPLILKQLSSAIRTELVDQSQIQKPELVNQSATKPELVNVSSLDVEITSGITNEIEEEGYTPAIPATPSLRFEDVGVSGTDGLLNNPIIEVIGIEQGANWEYSLDAGLTWQEGTATSFELQQDGIYEVNQIQVRQTSAEGSLSAIGSNQQPIHLETIPVTIESVIVSDTALKVGDTATLTITFSEAVTDFDNTDITLANGTLTAVASNDGGITWTATFTPTDDIEDASNIITVGTTLTDLAGNAPLASLDSANYTIDTTEPVINSVTLSDTALKVGDTATLTITFSEAVTDFDNTDITLANGTLTAVASNNGGITWTATFTPTDDIEDASNIITVGTTLTDLAGNAPLASLDSANYTIDTTEPVINSVTLSDTALKVGDTATLTITFSEAVTDFDNTDITLANGTLTAVASNNGGITWTATFTPTDDIEDASNIITVGTTLTDLAGNAPLASLDSANYTIDTTEPVINSVTLSDTALKVGDTATLTITFSEAVTDFDNTDITLANGTLTAVASNDGGITWTATFTPTDDIEDASNIITVGTTLTDLAGNAPLALLDSANYTIDTTEPVINSVTLSDTALKVGDTATLTITFSEAVTDFDNTDITLANGTLTAVASNNGGITWTATFTPTDDIEDASNIITVGTTLTDLAGNAPLASLDSANYTIDTTEPVINSVTLSDTALKVGDTATLTITFSEAVTDFDNTDITLANGTLTAVASNDGGITWTATFTPTDDIEDASNIITVGTTLTDLAGNAPLASLDSANYTIDTTEPVINSVTLSDTALKVGDTATLTITFSEAVTDFDNTDITLANGTLTAVASNDGGITWTATFTPTDDIEDASNIITVGTTLTDLAGNAPLASLDSANYTIDTTEPVINSVTLSDTALKVGDTATLTITFSEAVTDFDNTDITLANGTLTAVASNNGGITWTATFTPTDDIEDASNIITVGTTLTDLAGNAPLASLDSANYTIDTTEPVINSVTLSDTALKVGDTATLTITFSEAVTDFDNTDITLANGTLTAVASNDGGITWTATFTPTDDIEDASNIITVGTTLTDLAGNAPLASLDSANYTIDTTEPVINSVTLSDTALKVGDTATLTITFSEAVTDFDNTDITLANGTLTAVASNDGGITWTATFTPTDDIEDASNIITVGTTLTDLAGNAPLASLDSANYTIDTTEPVINSVTLSDTALKVGDTATLTITFSEAVTDFDNTDITLANGTLTAVASNDGGITWTATFTPTDDIEDASNIITVGTTLTDLAGNAPLASLDSANYTIDTTEPVINSVILSDTALKVGDTATLTITFSEAVTDFDNTDITLANGTLTAVASNDGGITWTATFTPTDDIEDASNIITVGTTLTDLAGNAPLASLDSANYTIDTTEPVINSVTLSDTALKVGDTATLTITFSEAVTDFDNTDITLANGTLTAVASNDGGITWTATFTPTDDIEDASNIITVGTTLTDLAGNAPLASLDSANYTIDTTEPVINSVTLSDTALKVGDTATLTITFSEAVTDFDNTDITLANGTLTAVASNNGGITWTATFTPTDDIEDASNIITVGTTLTDLAGNAPLASLDSANYTIDTTEPVINSVALTAQTGAQNNYLNAGDTITATVTFSEAVIVDITNGIPTLTLDIGGTLVQASYTSGSSSTHLLFTYTIQANQTDSNGISIPENALSLNTGTISDFAGNPASLTHSLVTDNPIYMVDTTGDGTGSTFSLNTDTGSDNSDSITSNGQIDVVFDSAITNWEYSTDGGVTWTDGTGTGTAVNFTLNEGTYDINDIQVREKGVTTDAAGNEGKISTNDVQIIIDQTPSTTTISSVSLSNDTGYSSTDEITNTSSQTISATLSSVLDTGDILYGSVDNGSTWIDITSKVTDTTLNWDGATLSGSSSIVFKIEDSAGNEAGNLGLTPYIIDTTTPSGTLLNASEQIYQMVKLDVPGTEFGNIYNPQIATSSLDDSYAVTWYGNPTSNANSQIYVQIFNADGSITGNSITTFGDVEFTTNYDSYVQITSIGTVGEYAIAWYGQDNTSSYNDYSIFVQRLNANGEAIGSAVKLEATNQTFRADQYPQITSVGTDGSYVVTWQGVRESSTLNSIYVQQFNADGTTTGNIPVELQGDGSIGNYLFPQITAIGTVGEYAVTWYGRDADGDDSIYVQQFNTDGTTTGHTVVKLEASDNTAGNDQKPQITPVGTDGSYAVTWQGADGDDGTLSIYVQQFNADGTTTGNAIVKLEASDQTAGNDQLPQITTIGTNGNYVVTWFGHNADFNTSIYIQRFNPDGTVLGDTVKLDPFDKNNGADSNPQVTSIGSDGSFVVTWSGEDINGDNSIYLQKFSADGVSTGDMIKLEAPGYISGGDVNPQITSVGSDGGFIVTWNGQITSGPTGSIYVQQFFADGSTEQINPDYTNNSGSVEVQSSETGRAYLVNSVHNVTSIASIEALADDQWNSVDITIADTSSNLPATGLAEGNYYLYVADTAGNLSNKVEGTVIVDNTVPTLTITDDTVGTATGDVTYTFSFSEAVTGFTVDDVLVSNGSKATNFASGSDGDSIYTLVVTPDNNSISNMTVNISENVATDVAGNFNTAAEPNVQAVDTTPEDVVFDLVNGVSSSIDGSRSFEANISYNIYLMVDSNTGLLADTINQWNGANQLGSDDTIILVGSGSAILGDTSIAVTRGAMHNIGTFYEWGTGFTFTIGGNLNTSMVDVAGIVRQNGRFERDGPGNDDFITWVDYISSLSNLNFSFVNTLPTSVAVPTPDSSSASF; from the coding sequence ATGAAACAGAATGACATACAAATCATTATTGAGACAACAAAAGAAGCTCTTTTGAATGAAGACTCACCTCAATTCAATATTGATACAATTGAGGCTCTATTAAATGGGCAGCTAAATGATTTGGCTCTGAGTTCAGAACAGATTTCTCAAATTCAATCTCTTCTTTTTAAAGCCCTAGAGTCTTATCAACAAGGGCTTTCACAAGGGACAAGCATTGACCAACTACTACAAACCTTGCAGAGCGATTTTGAGTCCGAATTAAAGGACTTGTTCAACCCTCTTAATCAACCCAGTTCGGATAATCTAAGAGTTACCACGTCTGATATTGAAAAACCACAAAATCCTTTTACAGAAAATTCACCCGAACTCGATAAACCATTGATATTGAAACAACTTAGCTCTGCAATCCGCACAGAGTTAGTCGATCAAAGTCAAATACAAAAACCAGAATTGGTAAATCAAAGCGCTACTAAACCCGAGCTGGTAAATGTTTCGAGCCTTGACGTAGAAATAACATCAGGAATCACAAACGAAATAGAAGAAGAGGGTTATACTCCAGCAATTCCTGCGACCCCTTCCCTAAGATTCGAAGATGTAGGCGTGTCTGGTACAGATGGTCTGCTAAACAACCCAATAATTGAGGTGATTGGCATCGAACAAGGTGCAAACTGGGAGTACAGCCTTGATGCAGGACTAACATGGCAAGAAGGTACGGCAACGAGCTTCGAACTTCAACAAGACGGCATATATGAAGTTAACCAAATCCAAGTACGTCAAACCTCAGCTGAAGGCTCACTGAGTGCTATTGGTTCAAACCAACAACCTATTCACCTAGAAACCATTCCAGTCACCATCGAATCGGTCATTGTGTCAGATACGGCCTTGAAGGTCGGCGATACCGCGACTTTGACGATTACCTTCAGTGAAGCGGTCACCGACTTCGATAACACCGATATCACTTTGGCCAACGGCACCTTGACCGCAGTCGCAAGTAACGATGGCGGCATCACTTGGACGGCGACCTTCACTCCAACCGATGACATCGAAGATGCGAGCAACATCATCACCGTTGGTACAACCCTGACCGACCTGGCTGGCAATGCACCGTTGGCCTCGTTGGATTCAGCGAACTACACCATCGATACTACTGAGCCAGTAATCAATTCAGTGACTTTATCGGATACGGCCTTGAAGGTCGGCGATACCGCGACTTTGACTATTACCTTCAGTGAAGCGGTCACCGACTTCGATAACACCGATATCACTTTGGCCAACGGCACCTTGACCGCGGTCGCGAGTAACAATGGCGGCATCACTTGGACGGCGACCTTCACTCCAACCGATGACATCGAAGATGCGAGCAACATCATCACCGTTGGTACAACCCTGACCGACCTGGCTGGCAATGCACCGTTGGCCTCGTTGGATTCAGCGAACTACACCATCGATACTACTGAGCCAGTAATCAATTCAGTGACTTTATCGGATACGGCCTTGAAGGTCGGCGATACCGCGACTTTGACTATTACCTTCAGTGAAGCGGTCACCGACTTCGATAACACCGATATCACTTTGGCCAACGGCACCTTGACCGCGGTCGCGAGTAACAATGGCGGCATCACTTGGACGGCGACCTTCACTCCAACCGATGACATCGAAGATGCGAGCAACATCATCACCGTTGGTACAACCCTGACCGACCTGGCTGGCAATGCACCGTTGGCCTCGTTGGATTCAGCGAACTACACCATCGATACTACTGAGCCAGTAATCAATTCAGTGACTTTATCGGATACGGCCTTGAAGGTCGGCGATACCGCGACTTTGACGATTACCTTCAGTGAAGCGGTCACCGACTTCGATAACACCGATATCACTTTGGCCAACGGCACCTTGACCGCAGTCGCAAGTAACGATGGCGGCATCACTTGGACGGCGACCTTCACTCCAACCGATGACATCGAAGATGCGAGCAACATCATCACCGTTGGTACAACCCTGACCGACCTGGCTGGCAATGCGCCTTTGGCCTTGTTGGATTCAGCGAACTACACCATCGATACTACTGAGCCAGTAATCAATTCAGTGACTTTATCGGATACGGCCTTGAAGGTCGGCGATACCGCGACTTTGACTATTACCTTCAGTGAAGCGGTCACCGACTTCGATAACACCGATATCACTTTGGCCAACGGCACCTTGACCGCGGTCGCGAGTAACAATGGCGGCATCACTTGGACGGCGACCTTCACTCCAACCGATGACATCGAAGATGCGAGCAACATCATCACCGTTGGTACAACCCTGACGGACTTGGCTGGCAATGCGCCTTTGGCCTCGTTGGATTCAGCGAACTACACCATCGATACTACTGAGCCAGTAATCAATTCAGTGACTTTATCGGATACGGCCTTGAAGGTCGGCGATACCGCGACTTTGACTATTACCTTCAGTGAAGCGGTCACCGACTTCGATAACACCGATATCACTTTGGCCAACGGCACCTTGACCGCAGTCGCAAGTAACGATGGCGGCATCACTTGGACGGCGACCTTCACTCCAACCGATGACATCGAAGATGCGAGCAACATCATCACCGTTGGTACAACCCTGACCGACCTGGCTGGCAATGCACCGTTGGCCTCGTTGGATTCAGCGAACTACACCATCGATACTACTGAGCCAGTAATCAATTCAGTGACTTTATCGGATACGGCCTTGAAGGTCGGCGATACCGCGACTTTGACGATTACCTTCAGTGAAGCGGTCACCGACTTCGATAACACCGATATCACTTTGGCCAACGGCACCTTGACCGCAGTCGCAAGTAACGATGGCGGCATCACTTGGACGGCGACCTTCACTCCAACCGATGACATCGAAGATGCGAGCAACATCATCACCGTTGGTACAACCCTGACCGACCTGGCTGGCAATGCACCGTTGGCCTCGTTGGATTCAGCGAACTACACCATCGATACTACTGAGCCAGTAATCAATTCAGTGACTTTATCGGATACGGCCTTGAAGGTCGGCGATACCGCGACTTTGACTATTACCTTCAGTGAAGCGGTCACCGACTTCGATAACACCGATATCACTTTGGCCAACGGCACCTTGACCGCGGTCGCGAGTAACAATGGCGGCATCACTTGGACGGCGACCTTCACTCCAACCGATGACATCGAAGATGCGAGCAACATCATCACCGTTGGTACAACCCTGACCGACCTGGCTGGCAATGCACCGTTGGCCTCGTTGGATTCAGCGAACTACACCATCGATACTACTGAGCCAGTAATCAATTCAGTGACTTTATCGGATACGGCCTTGAAGGTCGGCGATACCGCGACTTTGACGATTACCTTCAGTGAAGCGGTCACCGACTTCGATAACACCGATATCACTTTGGCCAACGGCACCTTGACCGCAGTCGCAAGTAACGATGGCGGCATCACTTGGACGGCGACCTTCACTCCAACCGATGACATCGAAGATGCGAGCAACATCATCACCGTTGGTACAACCCTGACCGACCTGGCTGGCAATGCACCGTTGGCCTCGTTGGATTCAGCGAACTACACCATCGATACTACTGAGCCAGTAATCAATTCAGTGACTTTATCGGATACGGCCTTGAAGGTCGGCGATACCGCGACTTTGACTATTACCTTCAGTGAAGCGGTCACCGACTTCGATAACACCGATATCACTCTGGCCAACGGCACCTTGACCGCAGTCGCAAGTAACGATGGCGGCATCACTTGGACGGCGACCTTCACTCCAACCGATGACATCGAAGATGCGAGCAACATCATCACCGTTGGTACAACCCTGACCGACCTGGCTGGCAATGCACCGTTGGCCTCGTTGGATTCAGCGAACTACACCATCGATACTACTGAGCCAGTAATCAATTCAGTGACTTTATCGGATACGGCCTTGAAGGTCGGCGATACCGCGACTTTGACTATTACCTTCAGTGAAGCGGTCACCGACTTCGATAACACCGATATCACTCTGGCCAACGGCACCTTGACCGCGGTCGCGAGTAACGATGGCGGCATCACTTGGACGGCGACCTTCACTCCAACCGATGACATCGAAGATGCGAGCAACATCATCACCGTTGGTACAACCCTGACGGACTTGGCTGGCAATGCGCCTTTGGCCTCGTTGGATTCAGCGAACTACACCATCGATACTACTGAGCCAGTAATCAATTCAGTGATCTTATCGGATACGGCCTTGAAGGTCGGCGATACCGCGACTTTGACTATTACCTTCAGTGAAGCGGTCACCGACTTCGATAACACCGATATCACTCTGGCCAACGGCACCTTGACCGCGGTCGCAAGTAACGATGGCGGCATCACTTGGACGGCGACCTTCACTCCAACCGATGACATCGAAGATGCGAGCAACATCATCACCGTTGGTACAACCCTGACCGACTTGGCTGGCAATGCGCCTTTGGCCTCGTTGGATTCAGCGAACTACACCATCGATACTACTGAGCCAGTAATCAATTCAGTGACTTTATCGGATACGGCCTTGAAGGTCGGCGATACCGCGACTTTGACTATTACCTTCAGTGAAGCGGTCACCGACTTCGATAACACCGATATCACTTTGGCCAACGGCACCTTGACCGCAGTCGCAAGTAACGATGGCGGCATCACTTGGACGGCGACCTTCACTCCAACCGATGACATCGAAGATGCGAGCAACATCATCACCGTTGGTACAACCCTGACCGACCTGGCTGGCAATGCGCCTTTGGCCTCGTTGGATTCAGCGAACTACACCATCGATACTACTGAGCCAGTAATCAATTCAGTGACTTTATCGGATACGGCCTTGAAGGTCGGCGATACCGCGACTTTGACTATTACCTTCAGTGAAGCGGTCACCGACTTCGATAACACCGATATCACTTTGGCCAACGGCACCTTGACCGCGGTCGCGAGTAACAATGGCGGCATCACTTGGACGGCGACCTTCACTCCAACCGATGACATCGAAGATGCGAGCAACATCATCACCGTTGGTACAACCCTGACGGACTTGGCTGGCAATGCGCCTTTGGCCTCGTTGGATTCAGCGAACTACACCATCGATACTACTGAGCCAGTGATTAATTCGGTGGCATTAACTGCTCAAACTGGTGCGCAAAATAATTATTTGAATGCAGGTGATACCATCACCGCGACAGTTACTTTCAGTGAAGCAGTCATTGTAGATATAACCAATGGAATACCGACCTTAACTTTAGATATTGGTGGGACTTTGGTTCAAGCAAGCTATACCAGTGGTTCCAGTTCAACACATCTGTTATTCACCTACACAATACAGGCAAATCAAACGGATTCTAATGGGATTAGTATTCCAGAAAATGCCCTTTCACTGAATACTGGAACGATTTCAGATTTTGCGGGAAATCCAGCAAGCCTAACGCACTCGTTGGTCACAGACAACCCCATCTATATGGTCGATACCACAGGTGACGGTACAGGTTCGACATTCTCATTAAATACAGACACGGGGAGTGATAATTCAGACAGCATTACATCAAACGGTCAAATCGACGTTGTTTTTGACAGTGCTATCACTAACTGGGAATACTCTACGGATGGTGGAGTTACATGGACTGATGGGACTGGTACTGGCACCGCTGTCAACTTCACTCTAAATGAAGGAACTTATGATATTAATGATATCCAGGTTCGTGAAAAAGGGGTGACCACTGATGCGGCAGGTAATGAAGGGAAAATCAGTACTAATGACGTTCAAATTATCATTGACCAAACGCCATCAACAACAACCATCTCTAGTGTTTCTCTCAGTAACGATACTGGCTATAGTAGTACCGATGAAATTACCAATACTTCTAGCCAAACGATTAGTGCAACTTTGAGTAGTGTACTAGATACGGGGGATATTCTTTATGGTTCTGTTGATAATGGCAGTACATGGATAGATATCACCAGTAAAGTGACAGATACCACTCTTAATTGGGATGGTGCAACCTTGTCTGGAAGCAGTTCAATTGTCTTCAAAATTGAAGATTCCGCTGGTAATGAAGCAGGCAATCTAGGCTTAACACCTTATATCATTGATACAACCACACCATCAGGCACGCTTCTAAATGCATCTGAACAAATTTATCAGATGGTTAAACTAGATGTGCCTGGTACAGAATTTGGTAATATTTACAATCCACAAATCGCCACCAGTAGCTTGGATGACAGCTATGCTGTAACTTGGTATGGAAACCCTACCAGTAATGCCAACTCACAAATCTATGTACAAATATTTAATGCGGATGGCTCTATTACAGGAAATAGCATAACGACATTTGGGGACGTGGAATTCACTACTAACTACGACTCATATGTCCAGATCACATCTATTGGCACAGTAGGTGAATACGCTATTGCGTGGTACGGGCAAGACAATACTTCAAGTTATAATGATTACAGTATCTTTGTGCAACGACTCAATGCAAATGGCGAGGCTATTGGGTCAGCGGTGAAACTTGAAGCAACTAATCAAACCTTTCGTGCTGATCAATATCCACAAATCACCTCTGTTGGCACGGATGGAAGTTATGTCGTCACCTGGCAAGGTGTACGTGAATCGAGCACCTTGAATTCTATTTATGTCCAACAGTTTAATGCGGATGGCACGACTACAGGCAACATCCCTGTAGAACTTCAAGGAGATGGTAGTATTGGAAACTATCTTTTTCCACAAATCACGGCCATCGGAACGGTGGGGGAATACGCCGTTACCTGGTATGGACGTGATGCGGATGGTGACGATAGTATCTATGTACAGCAATTCAATACGGATGGTACTACAACAGGTCATACAGTGGTAAAACTTGAAGCTTCAGACAATACAGCTGGAAACGACCAAAAACCTCAAATCACGCCTGTTGGTACTGATGGAAGTTATGCGGTGACCTGGCAAGGTGCAGACGGTGATGATGGTACCTTAAGTATTTATGTACAGCAGTTCAATGCGGATGGTACTACAACAGGTAATGCCATAGTAAAACTTGAGGCTTCCGATCAGACAGCTGGAAACGATCAATTACCCCAAATCACCACCATCGGCACTAATGGGAATTATGTCGTTACATGGTTTGGTCATAATGCTGACTTTAACACTAGTATCTATATACAAAGGTTCAATCCAGACGGCACCGTTTTGGGCGATACGGTAAAACTTGATCCTTTTGATAAAAATAATGGGGCAGACTCTAATCCACAAGTTACTTCTATTGGCAGTGACGGTAGTTTCGTTGTAACTTGGTCTGGTGAAGACATTAATGGTGATAACAGCATCTATCTACAAAAATTTAGTGCTGATGGAGTTTCTACTGGTGACATGATTAAACTCGAAGCGCCTGGATATATTTCAGGAGGTGATGTTAACCCTCAAATCACTTCAGTTGGTTCTGATGGAGGTTTTATTGTCACATGGAATGGTCAAATAACCTCTGGACCTACTGGTAGCATTTATGTGCAACAGTTCTTTGCGGATGGCAGTACTGAACAGATTAACCCAGACTACACCAACAATAGTGGTAGTGTGGAGGTTCAGAGTAGCGAAACTGGCAGAGCATATCTAGTTAACAGTGTCCATAATGTGACAAGTATTGCTAGTATCGAAGCTCTCGCTGATGACCAATGGAATAGTGTGGACATCACTATAGCAGATACCAGCTCTAATCTTCCGGCAACGGGTCTAGCCGAAGGTAATTACTATCTCTATGTTGCTGATACAGCAGGAAATTTATCAAACAAGGTGGAAGGTACGGTTATTGTTGATAATACAGTTCCAACGCTTACAATCACGGACGACACAGTTGGTACTGCCACCGGCGATGTCACCTATACTTTTTCCTTTAGTGAAGCGGTGACAGGTTTTACTGTGGATGATGTCCTTGTTTCCAACGGAAGCAAAGCTACCAATTTTGCCAGCGGTAGTGATGGTGATAGCATCTATACACTGGTGGTGACTCCAGACAACAATAGTATTTCGAATATGACGGTGAATATTTCTGAGAATGTCGCAACTGATGTAGCAGGGAACTTCAATACAGCCGCAGAACCTAATGTACAGGCTGTGGACACGACTCCTGAAGACGTTGTCTTTGACCTTGTCAATGGCGTGTCGAGCTCTATTGATGGCAGTCGCAGTTTTGAAGCCAACATCTCGTATAATATTTATCTAATGGTGGATTCTAATACAGGACTTCTGGCGGACACCATTAATCAATGGAATGGTGCGAACCAACTTGGCAGTGACGATACAATCATATTGGTTGGTAGCGGCTCAGCTATTCTTGGTGATACCAGCATTGCTGTGACTCGTGGAGCTATGCATAACATTGGAACCTTTTATGAATGGGGAACAGGCTTTACATTCACAATAGGTGGCAATCTTAATACGAGCATGGTCGATGTTGCGGGTATTGTTAGACAGAATGGTCGTTTTGAGAGAGACGGTCCTGGAAATGATGATTTTATTACATGGGTGGATTACATTTCTTCGCTTTCTAATCTTAACTTTTCATTTGTGAACACTCTGCCAACGAGTGTAGCGGTGCCTACACCAGATAGCTCTAGTGCATCCTTTTAA
- a CDS encoding tetratricopeptide repeat-containing sulfotransferase family protein, whose protein sequence is MNLSDLRLLAEQLDFQDFKSQTQSLWIKSESQNVLPLLSLSYIHEGKFALAHKYFKQALNISDSFDNSIKLDLAGVALALHQPEEAKALLQPLLADEPSNAIALARMAQVVRLEGDLESALNMLMKSVALQPNRLISRSNLIALLLELKKLEQAQIEITKFTESFHLNTELSDSAKQRFNKLFHEYQLRLWVLNENFSQAEHWLGNMKVEFILENKENKENLNTPKALIDYFNIVTVYARVLAEYGFFPQASEFLKDTIQDYQLIPDSLVLKLLFVELAELQGNHMQAQIVLEQAIKQNEDNIDLWIKLASIQLAEDSSKAIQATEKAWEILVAKRSEEQVSEDWITLYELKIKSTLASAKLKAEDYASAQELFEEVLAQNPYFVPAIHAYAQQKMQTGQIEEAIELFERLKQWDPVAGYSALINARKFPEDKNTLEKIAQAAQRPFLANDVKSYLLFQLALAWEKRKDYDKAFEFVKQANDTSLKLLKYEPKQHRNYCARIRIAFSKSLYESRGHYGSDSELPVFVVGMPRSGTTLVEQILASHSEIFGAGELGVIPQRIHGLNRWERHVGSGRRYPDIIDDLSAEVTTGIAEGILGEMQAHAPHAKHIVDKLPHNFENIGLIKFLFPNARIISVRRDPRDIAISNYFTNYQAKHGGMGFAYDLTNIGEQLADHNLLMHHWHKVFPDEILEVQYEALVENPEQEARRMLQYIGVEWEDQVLNFNKLDRPVKTASVWQVRQPIYKTAKEKWRHYERYLRPLIKGTNAKIEWDPIEDMITLPEAGIINKAADFYENNQLADAEYEFKKILHHNPSHATANGMIGVIYARANLIHEAIPFMEKAYQQQPWKKYWKENLIRAYEKTNQYDKADEIKASTNEEFTPN, encoded by the coding sequence ATGAACCTTTCCGATTTAAGACTTCTTGCCGAACAATTAGATTTTCAAGACTTCAAGAGCCAAACTCAAAGCTTGTGGATTAAATCCGAGTCTCAAAATGTACTTCCATTACTCTCGTTAAGCTATATCCATGAGGGGAAATTCGCGCTCGCACATAAATATTTCAAACAAGCATTAAATATATCCGACTCATTCGACAACTCGATAAAGTTAGATTTAGCAGGTGTTGCTTTAGCTCTTCACCAGCCTGAAGAAGCCAAAGCCTTACTGCAACCATTGTTAGCAGATGAACCAAGTAATGCGATTGCTTTGGCTCGGATGGCACAAGTAGTTCGCCTAGAAGGTGACCTAGAGTCTGCCTTGAACATGCTAATGAAATCCGTTGCACTACAACCCAATCGATTGATTAGCCGCTCTAATCTTATTGCGTTATTACTAGAACTAAAAAAACTTGAACAAGCTCAAATTGAAATTACAAAATTCACTGAAAGCTTCCATCTAAACACTGAATTATCTGATTCGGCTAAACAGCGTTTTAATAAGTTATTCCACGAGTACCAATTACGCTTGTGGGTGTTGAATGAAAACTTTTCTCAAGCCGAGCACTGGTTAGGAAATATGAAAGTCGAATTTATTCTGGAAAATAAAGAAAATAAGGAAAATCTTAATACACCTAAAGCATTAATTGATTATTTTAATATTGTAACCGTTTATGCGCGGGTACTTGCTGAATATGGTTTTTTCCCCCAAGCATCCGAGTTTTTAAAAGATACGATTCAAGATTATCAATTAATACCTGATTCTTTGGTTTTAAAACTGCTGTTTGTCGAACTGGCCGAATTACAAGGCAATCACATGCAAGCTCAGATCGTGTTGGAACAAGCAATCAAACAAAATGAAGACAATATCGATTTATGGATAAAGCTGGCTAGTATTCAGTTAGCTGAAGACAGCTCTAAGGCAATCCAAGCAACAGAGAAAGCATGGGAAATACTTGTAGCCAAACGTTCAGAAGAACAGGTTTCGGAAGATTGGATAACACTTTATGAACTCAAGATAAAAAGCACCCTTGCCAGTGCAAAACTCAAAGCCGAGGACTATGCTTCAGCTCAAGAGTTATTTGAAGAAGTCCTCGCTCAAAATCCTTATTTTGTACCTGCTATACATGCATATGCCCAGCAGAAAATGCAGACTGGACAAATTGAAGAAGCGATTGAGTTATTTGAACGGCTCAAACAATGGGATCCAGTTGCAGGGTACTCGGCACTAATTAACGCCAGAAAGTTTCCCGAAGATAAAAATACGCTTGAGAAAATAGCCCAAGCGGCTCAACGACCTTTTCTAGCTAATGATGTGAAAAGTTATCTGTTATTTCAATTAGCCCTAGCCTGGGAAAAACGTAAAGATTATGACAAAGCATTTGAATTTGTTAAACAGGCGAATGACACCAGTTTGAAGTTACTCAAATACGAACCCAAGCAACATCGCAATTACTGCGCCCGGATACGTATTGCCTTTTCCAAATCCTTGTATGAATCACGAGGACATTATGGCTCAGATTCTGAGCTGCCTGTATTTGTTGTCGGTATGCCTCGGTCTGGCACTACGTTGGTTGAACAGATTCTTGCTAGTCATAGCGAAATCTTTGGTGCTGGAGAACTAGGCGTTATCCCACAGCGCATTCATGGACTGAACAGATGGGAACGCCATGTCGGCTCTGGCCGAAGATATCCAGACATCATTGATGACCTATCAGCAGAAGTCACAACGGGGATTGCCGAAGGCATTTTGGGAGAAATGCAAGCTCATGCACCTCATGCCAAACACATTGTGGATAAATTGCCACATAACTTTGAAAATATCGGATTGATTAAGTTTCTATTTCCTAATGCTCGAATAATTTCTGTACGCCGTGACCCCCGCGATATTGCCATATCGAATTATTTTACCAACTATCAAGCTAAACACGGCGGCATGGGCTTTGCCTATGATTTAACGAATATTGGTGAACAGCTTGCAGATCATAACCTTTTGATGCATCACTGGCACAAGGTTTTTCCTGATGAAATACTAGAGGTGCAATATGAAGCGCTTGTAGAAAACCCAGAACAGGAAGCGCGTCGAATGTTGCAATATATTGGTGTTGAATGGGAAGACCAAGTATTGAATTTTAACAAACTTGATCGCCCTGTGAAAACAGCCAGTGTTTGGCAAGTTCGTCAGCCAATCTATAAAACCGCCAAAGAAAAATGGCGCCATTATGAACGCTATTTACGACCATTGATTAAAGGAACCAATGCCAAAATAGAATGGGATCCAATAGAAGACATGATTACCCTCCCTGAAGCGGGCATAATCAATAAAGCTGCTGATTTTTATGAAAACAATCAGTTGGCTGACGCGGAATATGAGTTCAAAAAGATCCTTCATCATAATCCTAGTCATGCAACGGCCAATGGTATGATTGGCGTGATTTATGCACGTGCCAATCTTATTCATGAAGCAATACCTTTTATGGAAAAGGCCTATCAACAGCAACCATGGAAAAAATACTGGAAAGAGAACCTTATTCGAGCTTATGAGAAAACAAATCAATATGATAAAGCTGATGAAATTAAGGCCTCTACGAATGAAGAATTTACCCCAAACTAA